A part of Propioniciclava coleopterorum genomic DNA contains:
- a CDS encoding Nramp family divalent metal transporter has protein sequence MANTTVDATPRRRLALGPALVTAALVFGPGSITTASSLGASFSYRLLWIPVIATVLMLCFVDLSVRIGLTSDKGPVGTVAAHTSRIVAVLVAIGSVLIVSSFQAGNSVGTGAAANVLFAGDTKLWAGIFTAAAIAFVWLPGFYGKLEKLMVGIIAVMLVAFVITAIVSRPDPAALVAGLMPIIPTGSEAMVVGAVATTFSIVGAFYQIQLVRQRGWGAGDYRAARRDAISGTLILGTLSFVIILAAAAALHPQGIAVKSPADMANILTPTVGQWAGVLFALGLWSAAFSSLLGNATIGGGLLSAMFGNAGEDVNNRLAKICITAVLVVGGVVAIIFGGIPVQLILTAQAITVFIAPLIGIVLVWIARHRSRGDLRIGWPQTVLAVVGLVFLFFLAATYIQRLIA, from the coding sequence ATGGCAAACACCACGGTCGACGCAACGCCGCGCCGACGCCTCGCCCTGGGCCCGGCGCTCGTCACCGCCGCGCTGGTCTTCGGCCCGGGCAGCATCACGACCGCGAGCTCGCTCGGCGCGAGCTTCAGCTACCGGCTGCTGTGGATCCCCGTGATCGCCACGGTCCTCATGCTGTGCTTCGTCGACCTGAGCGTCCGGATCGGGCTCACCAGCGACAAGGGCCCCGTCGGCACCGTGGCGGCACACACCTCCCGGATCGTCGCGGTGCTCGTCGCGATCGGGTCGGTGCTGATCGTCTCGTCGTTCCAGGCCGGCAACTCGGTCGGGACGGGTGCCGCCGCCAACGTCCTGTTCGCGGGCGACACCAAACTGTGGGCCGGGATCTTCACCGCGGCGGCCATCGCCTTCGTGTGGCTGCCCGGCTTCTACGGCAAGCTCGAGAAGCTCATGGTCGGCATCATCGCCGTCATGCTGGTCGCCTTCGTCATCACCGCGATCGTCTCCCGACCCGACCCGGCCGCCCTGGTCGCCGGCCTGATGCCGATCATCCCGACGGGGTCGGAGGCCATGGTCGTCGGCGCGGTCGCCACCACCTTCTCGATCGTGGGCGCGTTCTACCAGATCCAGCTCGTCCGGCAGCGGGGCTGGGGCGCGGGCGACTACCGCGCGGCCCGCCGGGACGCCATCAGCGGCACCCTCATCCTCGGCACGCTGTCGTTCGTCATCATCCTCGCGGCGGCGGCCGCCCTGCACCCCCAGGGCATCGCGGTGAAGTCGCCCGCGGACATGGCCAACATCCTCACCCCCACCGTCGGCCAGTGGGCCGGCGTGCTCTTCGCGCTCGGGCTGTGGTCGGCGGCCTTCTCCTCGCTGCTGGGCAACGCCACCATCGGCGGCGGGCTGCTCTCGGCCATGTTCGGCAACGCCGGCGAGGACGTCAACAACCGGTTGGCGAAGATCTGCATCACGGCCGTGCTGGTCGTCGGCGGGGTCGTGGCGATCATCTTCGGCGGCATCCCCGTCCAGCTGATCCTCACCGCGCAGGCGATCACGGTGTTCATCGCCCCGCTCATCGGCATCGTGCTGGTCTGGATCGCCCGGCACCGCTCCCGCGGCGACCTGCGGATCGGCTGGCCCCAGACCGTCCTGGCCGTCGTCGGCCTCGTCTTCCTGTTCTTCCTCGCCGCCACCTACATCCAAAGGCTGATCGCATGA
- the larE gene encoding ATP-dependent sacrificial sulfur transferase LarE, which produces MTQISQQTRRTTALDGPSDPWQGCDEATRADAEAVAARLPVTGRLGVAYSGGVDSATLLAVAVRALGPDRVVALMGVSPSLAADEADLARAIAAEAGARLVEFPTHEGDNPLYRANGADRCFHCKDELFTRIGDDVASAEGLTHVAYGENADDARRIDRPGSRAATEHEVLRPLADAGLTKGRVRALARALGVRSADKPAAPCLASRIPHGQEVTPQKLQQVEAAERALRAVGIADSRVRHHGDIARIEVAPTDLATLVADGVREEVVRAIKAAGFGYVTLDLVGLQSGAFTLQVLTRRG; this is translated from the coding sequence GTGACCCAGATCAGCCAGCAGACCCGCCGCACCACCGCGCTGGATGGCCCGTCGGACCCGTGGCAGGGCTGCGACGAGGCCACCCGCGCAGACGCCGAGGCGGTCGCCGCCCGGCTCCCGGTCACCGGACGCCTCGGCGTCGCCTACTCCGGGGGCGTCGACTCCGCGACCCTGCTCGCGGTGGCCGTCCGAGCCCTGGGCCCCGACCGCGTGGTCGCGCTCATGGGCGTCTCGCCGTCGCTGGCCGCCGACGAGGCCGACCTCGCCCGCGCCATCGCCGCCGAGGCCGGCGCCCGGCTGGTCGAGTTCCCCACGCACGAGGGCGACAACCCGCTCTACCGCGCCAACGGCGCCGACCGCTGCTTCCACTGCAAGGACGAACTGTTCACTCGGATCGGCGATGACGTCGCGTCTGCCGAGGGGCTCACGCACGTGGCCTACGGCGAGAACGCCGACGACGCCCGCCGCATCGACCGGCCCGGGTCCAGGGCGGCGACCGAGCACGAGGTGCTGCGTCCGCTCGCCGACGCCGGCCTGACCAAGGGGCGGGTGCGGGCGCTCGCCCGCGCGCTGGGCGTCCGGTCGGCCGACAAACCGGCCGCGCCCTGCCTGGCGTCCCGGATCCCGCACGGCCAGGAGGTCACGCCGCAGAAGCTGCAGCAGGTCGAGGCCGCCGAGCGGGCGCTGCGCGCGGTCGGGATCGCGGACTCGCGCGTCCGGCACCACGGCGACATCGCCCGCATCGAGGTCGCGCCGACCGACCTGGCGACCCTCGTCGCCGACGGCGTCCGCGAGGAAGTCGTCCGCGCGATCAAGGCCGCAGGGTTCGGCTACGTGACCCTCGACCTGGTCGGGCTGCAGTCCGGCGCGTTCACCCTGCAGGTGCTGACCCGCCGTGGCTGA
- a CDS encoding universal stress protein, giving the protein MTISFDATDAIVAGTDLSERAQNAVDWAADRADDLDRKLIVVLALPEVPIPPRSRLFEAMRTGDYPEHLRKLARERLQLLLDRVHSKHPDLEVETVIDQGLASYVLAQASKVAEMVVVGARGANAPVKVRALGGTADAVVAYGRGPISVVTDHDTVTAGGPVVVGLDDSPEAEAALRIAVAEAVRLAVPVRAVHAWDLTPWMVGPMGVSTLMAIPDQEKLAARIDDMVEPYRQQHPGLTIEVDVVEARPSAALVAASEGASALVVGSRGLGGFTGLLLGSTSKEVLRDAACPVIVTRSADRETR; this is encoded by the coding sequence ATGACCATCTCGTTCGACGCCACCGACGCCATCGTCGCCGGCACCGACCTGTCCGAGCGGGCCCAGAACGCCGTCGATTGGGCGGCCGACCGCGCCGACGACCTGGACCGCAAACTGATCGTCGTGCTCGCGCTGCCGGAGGTGCCGATCCCGCCGCGCAGCCGACTGTTCGAAGCGATGCGCACGGGCGACTATCCCGAGCACCTGCGCAAGCTCGCGCGCGAGCGGCTGCAGCTGCTGCTGGACCGCGTGCACTCCAAGCACCCCGACCTCGAGGTGGAGACCGTCATCGACCAGGGGCTGGCGTCCTACGTGCTCGCGCAGGCGTCCAAGGTCGCCGAGATGGTCGTGGTGGGCGCGCGGGGCGCGAACGCCCCCGTGAAGGTGCGGGCGCTGGGCGGGACGGCGGACGCCGTGGTCGCCTACGGGCGCGGCCCCATCTCCGTGGTGACCGACCACGACACGGTGACCGCCGGCGGCCCCGTCGTCGTGGGCCTGGACGACTCGCCGGAGGCCGAGGCGGCGTTGCGGATCGCCGTCGCCGAGGCCGTGCGGCTCGCCGTGCCGGTGCGCGCCGTGCACGCGTGGGACCTCACGCCTTGGATGGTGGGGCCGATGGGCGTCTCCACCCTCATGGCGATCCCCGACCAGGAGAAGCTGGCCGCACGCATCGACGACATGGTCGAGCCCTACCGGCAGCAGCATCCCGGGCTGACCATCGAGGTGGACGTGGTCGAGGCGCGCCCGTCCGCCGCCCTGGTGGCCGCGAGCGAGGGCGCGTCGGCGCTGGTGGTCGGCTCGCGCGGCCTCGGCGGCTTCACCGGACTGCTGCTGGGCTCCACGAGCAAGGAGGTGCTGCGCGACGCCGCCTGCCCGGTGATCGTGACCCGCTCCGCGGACCGCGAGACCCGCTAG
- a CDS encoding isoprenyl transferase, protein MPPTPHPSGATPPAIPAKFVPRHVAIVMDGNGRWAKERNLPRTDGHARGEASLLDTIHGAVEIGVKYLSAYAFSTENWKRSPDEVRWLMGFNRDVIHRRRDELNDLGVRIVWAGREPRLWKSVINELRVAEEMSRHNTTLTLQFCVNYGGRSEIVDAVRALAADAAAGRIDPDRISEKSLTSRLYRPEVPDVDLFIRSSGEQRTSNFLLWQMAYAEMVFLDRLWPDFDRRDLWHAIELYAQRDRRYGGAVPNQVQPRPDVS, encoded by the coding sequence ATGCCGCCGACGCCGCACCCGAGCGGCGCCACACCGCCCGCGATCCCCGCGAAGTTCGTGCCCCGGCACGTCGCCATCGTCATGGACGGGAACGGCCGCTGGGCCAAGGAGCGGAACCTGCCGCGCACCGACGGGCACGCGCGCGGCGAGGCGTCCCTGCTGGACACGATCCACGGCGCGGTCGAGATCGGCGTGAAGTACCTGTCGGCGTACGCGTTCTCCACCGAGAACTGGAAGCGGTCCCCCGACGAGGTGCGCTGGTTGATGGGCTTCAACCGCGACGTCATCCATCGCCGCCGCGACGAACTCAACGACCTGGGCGTGCGGATCGTGTGGGCCGGACGCGAGCCCCGGCTGTGGAAGAGCGTCATCAACGAACTCCGGGTCGCCGAGGAGATGAGCCGCCACAACACCACCCTGACGCTGCAGTTCTGCGTCAACTACGGCGGACGCTCGGAGATCGTGGACGCCGTCCGCGCGCTGGCCGCCGACGCCGCCGCCGGGCGGATCGACCCCGACCGGATCAGCGAGAAGTCGCTGACGTCGCGGCTGTACCGCCCCGAGGTGCCGGACGTGGACCTGTTCATCCGTAGCTCCGGGGAGCAGCGCACGTCGAACTTCCTGCTCTGGCAGATGGCCTACGCCGAGATGGTGTTTCTGGACCGGCTGTGGCCCGACTTCGACCGCCGCGACCTGTGGCACGCCATCGAGCTGTACGCCCAGCGCGACCGCCGCTACGGCGGCGCCGTCCCCAACCAGGTCCAGCCGCGCCCCGACGTCTCATGA
- a CDS encoding LarC family nickel insertion protein, giving the protein MHAWFDVSAGVAGDMLLGSLLDAGADPDGVQAAIDAVAPGSVRLESAPVVRGGQRGVKARVRVLVEDPPHRRWATIRATLKDAALAEQTRAWALAAFARLADAEARAHGIDAEDVHFHEVGALDSIADVVGTCEALRGLGVTSVSASPVRLGAGRVRAAHGDIPVPVPAVAELAVGWQVYATPEGDAAHGHGSHQHSHDHGHDPHVYGDHHDTPAVVTTAGSVGELATPTGLAMIRALSQRCEPLPALTVRAVGVGAGGKDFAGWPNVVRVLLGERPEAGDPAAPGAGVDRGAAAPEDVPATALVELRANVDDLDGRLWPGVLQACLDAGAADAWLVPIVMKKGRPAHTVHALVDAAHRDAVVEVILARTSTLGVRGDEVRRIVLERGWSDVAIGDATVRIKVGHRDGRVVHATPEFSSVQALGAALGIDESDALQRATGALAAAGLLPGRPYPSATRLTAPEGGAHP; this is encoded by the coding sequence ATGCACGCGTGGTTCGACGTCTCCGCCGGTGTCGCCGGCGACATGCTCCTGGGTTCCCTGCTCGACGCCGGGGCCGACCCCGACGGCGTCCAGGCGGCGATCGACGCGGTGGCGCCCGGGTCGGTGCGGCTCGAGTCCGCGCCGGTGGTGCGCGGCGGTCAGCGGGGTGTGAAGGCGCGCGTCCGCGTGCTGGTCGAGGATCCGCCCCACCGGCGGTGGGCGACGATCCGGGCCACGCTGAAGGACGCGGCCCTGGCCGAGCAGACGCGGGCGTGGGCGCTGGCCGCCTTCGCCCGGCTCGCGGACGCCGAGGCGCGGGCGCACGGCATCGACGCCGAGGACGTCCACTTCCACGAGGTGGGCGCGCTGGACTCGATCGCCGACGTCGTCGGGACGTGCGAGGCGCTGCGCGGGCTCGGTGTGACGAGCGTGTCGGCGTCCCCGGTGCGCCTGGGTGCGGGACGCGTCCGGGCCGCGCACGGCGACATCCCGGTCCCCGTCCCGGCGGTGGCCGAGCTCGCGGTGGGGTGGCAGGTCTACGCCACCCCCGAGGGGGACGCGGCGCACGGGCACGGGTCGCACCAGCACAGCCACGACCACGGCCACGACCCGCACGTGTACGGCGACCACCACGACACGCCGGCGGTGGTCACCACCGCGGGGAGCGTGGGTGAACTGGCGACCCCGACGGGGCTGGCGATGATCCGCGCGCTCTCGCAGCGGTGCGAACCGCTGCCCGCCCTCACCGTGCGGGCCGTCGGCGTGGGCGCGGGCGGCAAGGACTTCGCCGGCTGGCCCAACGTCGTGCGGGTGCTGCTGGGCGAGCGGCCCGAGGCCGGCGACCCGGCCGCGCCCGGAGCCGGGGTCGATCGCGGGGCCGCCGCGCCCGAGGACGTGCCCGCCACGGCGCTGGTCGAACTGCGCGCCAACGTCGACGACCTGGACGGCCGGTTGTGGCCGGGGGTGCTGCAGGCCTGCCTGGACGCCGGGGCCGCCGACGCGTGGCTGGTCCCCATCGTCATGAAGAAGGGACGCCCGGCGCACACGGTGCACGCCCTGGTCGACGCCGCCCACCGCGACGCCGTGGTCGAGGTGATCCTCGCCCGCACGAGCACCCTGGGCGTCCGGGGCGACGAGGTGCGCCGCATCGTGCTGGAGCGCGGCTGGTCCGACGTGGCGATCGGCGACGCGACGGTGCGGATCAAGGTCGGCCACCGCGACGGCCGGGTCGTCCACGCGACCCCCGAGTTCTCCTCGGTGCAGGCACTGGGCGCCGCGCTGGGGATCGACGAGTCCGACGCGCTGCAGCGGGCCACCGGTGCGCTGGCGGCGGCCGGGTTGCTGCCCGGGCGGCCGTATCCGTCCGCGACTAGGCTGACCGCACCGGAAGGGGGCGCACACCCGTGA
- a CDS encoding alpha/beta hydrolase — MDTQRTTPPKRRRGWRIVGWSALGLVGLLVLGVVGLMVFKPWAPRFVTTDPGPGGTRVTEAGVLGNYYPAAGSADAPAVLVLGGSEGGIDAWVDEQARALAGAGYHALALSYFGGPGQDHALHRVPLETFDAALDWLRGRPGVDGSRLAVLGTSKGGEAALLVGTRHPELNAVVANVPSTVAWQGLNLVEPWTMGSLGSSWTAGGVDVPFLRFPAAPPQGDLIHTHQAALDTLDQHGDARIDVGRIAGALLLVCGEADTMWPSCPMSRDVQARATGAATVELLAYPDAGHAASGVPAPVGEPLYGPLDALGGTPETNAAAREQSWSRTLTFLRDAFGS; from the coding sequence ATGGATACGCAGCGGACCACCCCGCCGAAGCGGCGTCGGGGCTGGCGGATCGTGGGCTGGAGCGCCCTGGGCCTCGTCGGACTCCTGGTGCTCGGCGTCGTCGGACTCATGGTGTTCAAGCCGTGGGCGCCGCGCTTCGTCACGACCGACCCGGGCCCCGGCGGCACGCGCGTCACCGAGGCCGGCGTGCTCGGCAACTACTACCCCGCGGCCGGATCGGCCGACGCCCCGGCCGTCCTGGTGCTGGGCGGGAGCGAGGGCGGCATCGATGCGTGGGTCGACGAGCAGGCCCGCGCGCTCGCCGGGGCCGGCTACCACGCGCTGGCGCTGTCCTACTTCGGTGGGCCGGGTCAGGACCACGCCCTGCACCGCGTCCCGCTGGAGACCTTCGACGCCGCGCTGGACTGGCTGCGGGGGCGTCCGGGCGTCGACGGGAGTCGCCTGGCCGTCCTCGGCACCTCGAAGGGCGGCGAGGCCGCGCTGCTGGTCGGGACGCGGCACCCGGAGCTGAACGCCGTCGTCGCCAACGTCCCCTCCACCGTCGCCTGGCAGGGGCTCAACCTGGTCGAGCCGTGGACGATGGGGAGCCTGGGATCCTCCTGGACCGCCGGCGGCGTCGACGTCCCGTTCCTGCGGTTCCCAGCGGCCCCTCCGCAGGGAGACCTGATCCACACCCACCAGGCCGCGCTGGACACCCTCGACCAGCACGGGGACGCCCGCATCGACGTGGGACGCATCGCGGGCGCGCTGCTGCTGGTGTGCGGCGAGGCCGACACGATGTGGCCCTCCTGCCCCATGAGCCGCGACGTGCAGGCCCGCGCCACGGGGGCCGCCACGGTGGAGCTCCTGGCCTACCCGGACGCCGGCCACGCGGCCTCGGGTGTCCCGGCACCGGTCGGGGAGCCGCTGTACGGGCCACTGGACGCCCTGGGCGGCACACCCGAGACGAACGCCGCCGCGCGGGAGCAGAGCTGGTCGCGCACCCTGACGTTCCTGCGCGACGCGTTCGGTTCCTGA
- the larB gene encoding nickel pincer cofactor biosynthesis protein LarB, which produces MADDDIAELDLDRGVRRGYPEAVYCEGKSPEQVRAIAERVGGRPDVTTIFTRADADRAQAVLAALPDAFHDPVARLLVWPPRMPEPTGELVVVACAGTSDLPVAREALLTARHLGRRAELVVDVGIAGVHRTLAKVDLLRSAGAIVVVAGMDGALPGLIAGLVSCAVVAIPTSVGYGAAFGGLAPLLTMLNACAPGVGVVNIDNGYGGGHLAAQIAAPR; this is translated from the coding sequence GTGGCTGACGACGACATCGCCGAACTCGACCTCGACCGGGGGGTGCGACGCGGCTACCCCGAGGCCGTCTACTGCGAGGGCAAATCGCCCGAACAGGTCCGCGCCATCGCCGAGCGGGTGGGAGGGCGTCCCGACGTCACCACGATCTTCACCCGCGCGGACGCCGACCGCGCGCAGGCCGTCCTGGCGGCCCTGCCGGACGCCTTCCACGACCCCGTCGCCCGGCTGCTGGTCTGGCCGCCGCGGATGCCCGAGCCGACCGGTGAACTGGTCGTCGTCGCCTGCGCCGGCACCTCGGACCTGCCGGTGGCCCGCGAGGCGCTGCTGACCGCCCGCCACCTGGGGCGGCGCGCAGAGTTGGTCGTCGACGTGGGGATCGCGGGCGTCCACCGGACGCTGGCCAAGGTCGACCTGCTCCGCTCCGCTGGCGCGATCGTCGTCGTGGCCGGCATGGACGGCGCCCTGCCCGGGCTCATCGCGGGCCTGGTGTCCTGCGCTGTCGTGGCGATCCCCACCTCGGTGGGCTACGGCGCCGCGTTCGGCGGGCTCGCGCCGCTGCTGACGATGCTGAACGCGTGCGCCCCCGGCGTCGGCGTGGTGAACATCGACAACGGTTACGGCGGCGGCCACCTCGCCGCTCAGATCGCCGCTCCCCGCTGA
- a CDS encoding MATE family efflux transporter, whose protein sequence is MPRSSQPSLNREILALAVPAFATLIAEPLLILADTLIVGHLGTEDLGGLTLATSVIGLLVGLSVFLAYGTTSVVSRRLGAGDRAGALAGGVDGIFLGLILGAVYAAVLLPLGPTILGWYGATPEVTALGATYLRIVALGLPAQLVILASTGVLRGLQDTRTPLRVVVTINLINIALNVTLVYGVGLGIAGAAIGTTASQWVGAALLAGAVIRGARAEEVPLGFRPAGVLAAARLGGWLVIRNAALNLALLMTTFTATSLGTAALAAHQVINTLWTTVAFALDAFAIAAQALVGLRVGAGDTAGARGVLGRVLVWGLGFSVVVGLLLVVLRTPLSTVFSPDPAVQALVQQTVLVLAVLAPVGAIAFQLDGVLIGAGDARFLALAGLGATAAYAPFVAAVWVTHAGLAWLWVAYGAWLIARSLLLWLRTRGDGWMHAHV, encoded by the coding sequence GTGCCCCGCTCGTCCCAGCCGTCGTTGAACCGCGAGATCCTCGCGCTGGCGGTCCCCGCCTTCGCGACGCTCATCGCGGAGCCGCTGCTGATCCTGGCCGACACGCTCATCGTCGGGCACCTGGGGACCGAGGACCTCGGCGGCCTGACCCTGGCCACCAGCGTCATCGGGCTGCTGGTCGGGCTGTCGGTGTTCCTGGCGTACGGGACGACCTCGGTCGTGTCGCGCCGGTTGGGCGCCGGGGACCGTGCGGGGGCGCTGGCCGGTGGCGTCGACGGCATCTTCCTCGGGCTCATCCTGGGCGCGGTGTACGCGGCCGTGCTGCTGCCCCTGGGGCCGACGATCCTCGGCTGGTACGGGGCGACGCCGGAGGTGACCGCGCTGGGGGCGACCTACCTGCGGATCGTGGCGCTCGGCCTGCCCGCCCAGTTGGTGATCCTCGCGTCCACCGGGGTGCTGCGCGGCCTGCAGGACACCCGCACCCCGCTGCGCGTGGTCGTCACCATCAACCTGATCAACATCGCGCTCAACGTCACCCTGGTCTACGGCGTCGGGCTGGGGATCGCGGGCGCCGCGATCGGCACGACGGCGTCCCAGTGGGTCGGCGCGGCGCTGCTGGCCGGCGCGGTGATCCGGGGAGCCCGGGCCGAGGAGGTCCCGCTCGGGTTCCGGCCGGCGGGCGTCCTCGCGGCGGCCCGGCTGGGCGGCTGGCTCGTCATCCGGAACGCGGCGCTCAACCTCGCCCTGCTGATGACGACGTTCACCGCCACCAGCCTGGGGACGGCCGCGCTGGCCGCGCACCAGGTCATCAACACGCTCTGGACGACCGTGGCGTTCGCCCTGGACGCCTTCGCGATCGCCGCGCAGGCGCTGGTCGGGCTGCGGGTCGGCGCCGGGGACACCGCGGGCGCGCGCGGCGTCCTGGGACGCGTCCTGGTGTGGGGCCTCGGCTTCAGCGTCGTGGTCGGGCTGCTGCTGGTCGTGCTGCGGACGCCGCTGTCGACCGTGTTCAGCCCCGACCCGGCCGTCCAGGCACTGGTGCAGCAGACCGTGCTCGTGCTCGCCGTGCTCGCCCCCGTGGGGGCGATCGCCTTCCAACTGGACGGCGTGCTCATCGGGGCCGGCGACGCCCGCTTCCTCGCGCTCGCGGGGCTGGGAGCCACCGCCGCCTACGCGCCGTTCGTCGCCGCGGTCTGGGTCACGCACGCCGGGCTGGCCTGGCTGTGGGTGGCCTACGGCGCCTGGCTGATCGCGCGCTCGCTGCTGTTGTGGCTGCGGACGCGCGGGGACGGCTGGATGCACGCCCACGTCTAG
- a CDS encoding LacI family DNA-binding transcriptional regulator, translating into MASLRDVAMRAGVSLSTASRVLSGSDYPVAEEMRVRVLAAASDLDYVPNAQAQTLLSGTTRAVGVLVGDVGDPYFSEIIHGIHEVATPLNLLVSICDTARDVDREMAYFRMLQAHRYELVIIGGSGLDDATYKAELARRVAGFQAMGGHTVSIGNSDAAGGRVLVDNVAGAETLAAHLIERGHREIGVAAGQANLHSTIDRVVGLRAAFERVGGTAHVVHVTPDREGGRAGAAELTARHPGITAVVGTADQMAIGAMHWLQEQGVSVPGGVAIAGFNDIPAATDVRPTLTSVRLPLRAMGAAALELGLAARTEPRAMRRFQPELIVRGSTG; encoded by the coding sequence ATGGCGTCGTTGCGGGACGTGGCGATGCGCGCGGGCGTCTCCCTGTCCACCGCGTCCCGGGTGCTCTCGGGCAGCGACTACCCGGTCGCCGAGGAGATGCGCGTCCGGGTGCTCGCCGCGGCGTCCGACCTGGACTACGTGCCCAACGCCCAGGCGCAGACGCTGTTGTCGGGGACGACGCGGGCCGTGGGGGTGCTGGTCGGCGACGTGGGCGACCCGTACTTCTCCGAGATCATCCACGGCATCCATGAGGTGGCGACCCCGCTGAACCTGCTGGTGTCGATCTGCGACACCGCCCGGGACGTGGACCGCGAGATGGCCTACTTCAGGATGCTGCAGGCGCACCGCTACGAACTCGTCATCATCGGCGGCTCGGGCCTCGACGACGCGACGTACAAGGCGGAGCTGGCGCGGCGCGTGGCGGGCTTCCAGGCGATGGGCGGCCACACCGTCTCCATCGGCAACAGCGACGCCGCGGGCGGACGCGTGCTGGTGGACAACGTGGCCGGCGCCGAGACGCTGGCCGCCCACCTCATCGAGCGGGGCCACCGGGAGATCGGCGTGGCCGCCGGGCAGGCGAATCTGCACTCGACCATCGACCGCGTCGTCGGGCTGCGCGCCGCCTTCGAGCGGGTGGGCGGCACCGCCCACGTCGTCCACGTGACGCCCGACCGTGAGGGCGGGCGCGCGGGCGCCGCCGAGCTCACCGCGCGGCACCCGGGCATCACCGCGGTCGTCGGCACCGCGGATCAGATGGCGATCGGGGCGATGCACTGGCTCCAGGAGCAGGGGGTGTCGGTGCCCGGCGGAGTCGCGATCGCCGGGTTCAACGACATCCCGGCCGCGACGGACGTGCGCCCGACGCTCACCAGCGTCCGGCTCCCGCTGCGCGCCATGGGGGCGGCCGCGCTGGAACTGGGCCTGGCCGCCCGGACGGAGCCGCGGGCCATGCGCCGCTTCCAGCCGGAGCTGATCGTGCGGGGCTCGACGGGCTAG
- the recO gene encoding DNA repair protein RecO: MPTYRDEAVVLRTHKLGEADRIITLLSRRHGKIRAVARGVRRTSSKFGARLEPFSHVDLQFATGRTLDIITEAVTLHAWSEPLCADYGRYTVGQVMLETADRLVSVEKEPAPPQYRLLAGALYALISGTHDGERPATMVMDSYLLRALATSGFAPSLDACTACGEAGPHEAFSPAAGGSVCRRCRPPGTPLVRPGTLAYLGALISGDWPATRAADPTTQRQASGLVAAFAGWHLERGLRTLDQVDRSDTGAPDTYAPRLR, encoded by the coding sequence ATGCCCACCTACCGCGACGAGGCGGTCGTGCTCCGCACCCACAAGCTGGGCGAGGCCGACCGGATCATCACGCTGCTGTCGCGCCGCCACGGCAAGATCCGGGCGGTCGCCCGCGGCGTCCGGCGGACGTCGTCGAAGTTCGGAGCCCGGCTGGAGCCGTTCAGCCACGTCGACCTGCAGTTCGCCACCGGACGCACCCTGGACATCATCACCGAGGCGGTGACGCTGCACGCCTGGTCGGAGCCCCTGTGCGCGGACTACGGGCGCTACACGGTCGGCCAGGTGATGCTCGAGACCGCCGACCGCCTCGTCAGCGTCGAGAAGGAGCCGGCGCCGCCCCAGTACCGGCTGCTCGCCGGCGCGCTGTACGCCCTGATCTCCGGGACGCACGACGGCGAGCGTCCGGCCACGATGGTGATGGACTCCTACCTGCTGCGCGCCCTGGCCACGTCCGGGTTCGCGCCGAGCCTGGACGCGTGCACCGCGTGCGGCGAGGCGGGGCCGCACGAGGCCTTCTCCCCCGCCGCCGGCGGTTCGGTGTGCCGCCGCTGCCGCCCCCCGGGGACGCCGCTGGTGCGTCCGGGGACGCTGGCGTACCTGGGGGCGCTGATCTCGGGCGACTGGCCCGCCACCCGCGCCGCGGACCCGACGACGCAGCGCCAGGCGTCCGGGCTGGTGGCCGCGTTCGCCGGCTGGCACCTCGAGCGCGGCCTGCGCACGCTCGACCAGGTCGACCGCAGCGACACCGGCGCCCCGGACACCTACGCACCCAGACTGCGCTGA